Proteins co-encoded in one Papaver somniferum cultivar HN1 chromosome 5, ASM357369v1, whole genome shotgun sequence genomic window:
- the LOC113283445 gene encoding NAC domain-containing protein 17-like, with product MRISDSSCAGGGGGGCGGGAMVVANKSAEDDFFGDPKGWPPGFRFHPTDEELILYYLKRKMCRRRLKLNAIADIDVYKCDPEELPAQSLLKTGDRQWFFFSPRDRKYPNGGRSNRATRQGYWKATGKDRRIEWNSRSVGCKKTLVFYRGRAPSGERTDWVMHEYTLDEEELKRCKTAVDCYALYKVYKKSGAGPKNGEQYGAPFREEDWADDSDLVEAIAPNHDQVQHLDNNVNGDKSLVDNPSEPQCDLLDEILGLIANESQTTNQPENGHLFIKDGADKGYDNSMMMGPSMETYSAEPSMVLNPSYIQHGTQYSFDVTRSVISHIPSNEAPEVSSASPYTSELVLPELDEDNFLEINDLLGPQPGYSDVNHADDSLFSEEPEFYFDAAQYLRDTEATDRQTNSYLYSNNPIGELTGHSDHQMQPNHLVYENEHVASQLWMHDQNCDGFVSSELNHATVAPLNSGTNVIHSGGSSGNYVGQQTHNQGSNNDDIDVDTWFSSAISSLLASVPTPPAIAADNAIINRAFERMSSFGRVRIPKRDAEVLGGLRPNVGRRNATRNGGYFFLSILVALCAICWLLMIGTTIKVVKTFVWKFISS from the exons ATGAGGATTTCTGATTCATCATGTGCCGGGGGTGGTGGTGGGGGATGTGGTGGTGGTGCTATGGTTGTTGCTAATAAAAGTGCAGAAGATGATTTCTTTGGAGATCCAAAAGGATGGCCACCTGGGTTTAGATTTCATCCAACTGATGAAGAATTAATTCTATATTATCTTAAAAGAAAGATGTGTCGACGTCGATTAAAGCTGAATGCCATCGCTGATATCGATGTCTACAAGTGTGATCCTGAAGAATTACCAG CTCAATCTCTTCTAAAGACTGGAGATAGACAGTGGTTCTTCTTCAGCCCCCGAGATAGGAAGTACCCGAATGGGGGGAGATCAAATAGAGCAACTAGACAAGGTTACTGGAAGGCAACAGGGAAAGATCGACGAATTGAATGGAACTCTCGATCAGTTGGATGTAAGAAAACCCTAGTCTTCTACAGAGGCCGTGCTCCTAGTGGTGAGAGAACTGATTGGGTCATGCACGAATATACCTTGGATGAAGAGGAGCTCAAGAGATGCAAAACTGCAGTG GATTGCTATGCCCTGTATAAGGTTTACAAGAAGAGTGGAGCTGGTCCTAAAAATGGTGAACAATATGGAGCTCCATTCAGGGAGGAGGATTGGGCCGATGACAGTGATCTGGTAGAAGCAATTGCACCCAACCATGATCAGGTGCAACATTTGGATAACAATGTTAATGGTGATAAATCTTTAGTTGACAATCCAAGTGAGCCACAGTGTGACCTCCTCGATGAGATCTTGGGGCTGATTGCCAATGAATCCCAAACTACAAATCAGCCAGAAAATGGTCATCTGTTTATCAAG GATGGTGCTGATAAAGGATATGACAATAGTATGATGATGGGCCCCTCTATGGAAACATATTCTGCTGAACCCAGCATGGTATTGAATCCTTCTTATATTCAGCACGGTACACAGTATAGCTTCGATGTGACACGTTCGGTTATTTCTCATATACCATCAAACGAAGCACCCGAAGTCTCATCTGCATCTCCATATACTTCTGAACTGGTTCTTCCTGAACTCGATGAAGATAACTTTCTGGAAATCAATGATCTTCTCGGTCCGCAGCCTGGATATTCTGATGTAAATCATGCTGATGACAGCTTATTCTCTGAAGAGCCTGAATTTTACTTTGATGCAGCTCAGTATCTTCGAGACACGGAAGCCACTGATCGACAGACTAACTCATATCTGTATTCTAATAATCCTATTGGTGAACTAACAGGCCATTCGGATCACCAAATGCAACCGAACCACCTAGTTTATGAAAATGAGCATGTTGCTTCACAGCTTTGGATGCATGATCAGAACTGTGATGGATTTGTTTCATCAGAATTAAACCATGCGACTGTGGCTCCATTAAATTCAG GTACAAATGTAATACATTCTGGTGGTTCTTCGGGTAACTATGTTGGTCAGCAAACACATAACCAAGGAAGTAACAATGATGATATTGATGTGGACACTTGGTTTTCCTCAGCAATTTCATCCTTATTGGCATCAGTTCCAACTCCTCCTGCAATAGCCGCAGATAATGCCATAATTAACCGTGCATTTGAGCGCATGTCAAGTTTCGGTAGAGTTCGAATTCCTAAAAGAGATGCAGAGGTTCTTGGAGGTTTACGTCCTAATGTGGGGAGGAGAAATGCTACCAGAAACGGAGGATACTTCTTCCTATCGATACTTGTTGCACTTTGTGCAATTTGTTGGCTATTAATGATTGGAACGACGATAAAGGTGGTGAAAACTTTTGTGTGGAAGTTTATTTCTTCGTAG
- the LOC113278046 gene encoding zinc finger BED domain-containing protein DAYSLEEPER-like, with protein MEEKFVKYWGETPHLFAIACILDPRLNFKGMETTFSDIEECFGTSAYTIRCHKEQSSLISQKLKSLFAEYVTAMEVGGQVNTVSNTSATLTSTHPPLQGNSWDASSSSSVEDIFWESRSRHRSDPLATASQELTRYYAEPPPSLEEMKSFDVLAWWKQNEKR; from the exons ATGGAAGAAAAATTCGTAAAATATTGGGGTGAGACTCCTCATTTGTTTGCGATAGCTTGCATATTGGACCCTCGACTTAACTTCAAAGGTATGGAAACTACTTTTTCTGACATTGAGGAATGCTTCGGTACTTCTGCATATACAATTCGATGTCATAAGGAGCAAAGCAGTTTAATATCCCAAAAGCTGAAAAGTCTTTTTGCTGAGTACGTAACTGCCATGGAAGTGGGCGGACAAGTGAATACCGTTTCTAATACTTCTGCAACTCTCACTAGTACACATCCACCTTTACAGGGAAATTCATGGGATGCTAGCTCCTCCTCCTCAGTTGAAGACATTTTTTGGGAATCTCGAAGTAGGCATAGAAGTGACCCGCTTGCTACAGCATCACAAGAACTTACAAGGTATTATGCTGAGCCACCACCAAGTTTAGAGGAGATGAAAAGTTTTGATGTATTGGCTTGGTGGAAACAAAATGAAAAGAG GTGA